GCCCGCCTCGGTGAGCGCCTGCCACAGCCGCTCGGCGTCGGCCGGGGCGACGAACAGCTCGAAGCCGTCCTCGCCGGTGTAACCCGTACGGGCGATCAGCGCGGGAACGCCCGCCACCGTGCCCGGCAGACCCGCGTAGTACTTGAGGCCGTCGAGGTCGGCGTCGGTGAGGGACTTCAGGATGCCGGGGGACTGCGGGCCCTGGATCGCGAGCAGCGCGTAGTTCTCGCGGTCGTCGCGGACGGCCGTCTCGAAGCCCGCGGCGCGCTCGGTCAGCGCGTCCAGCACGACCTGCGCGTTCGAGGCGTTGGCGACGACCATGAACTCCTCGTCGGCCAGGCGGTAGACGATCAGGTCGTCCAGGATGCCGCCCGCGGCGTCACAGATCATGGTGTACCGGGCCCGGCCGACGGCCAGCGCGGACAGATTGCCGACGAGCGCGAAGTCCAGCGCCCGGCCGGCCTGCGGGCCGGTGAGGGTGATCTCGCCCATGTGCGACAGGTCGAAGAGACCGGCACGGGTCCGCACGGCGACGTGCTCGTCGCGCTCGCTCCCGTAACGCAGGGGCATGTCCCAGCCCGCGAAGTCGGTCATCGTCGCGCCGAGCGCGCGGTGAAGCGCGTCGAGGGCGGTGCGGCGGGGGGCTTCGGTCATGGTTCAGGCTCCCAGGCGTGGTCGCGAGACTCGCGGAAGGCTCGCGAAAGAGGGGTCACGGCCTCCCCATCTGTCATCGGAACCTGAGAGGTTCACCGGGAGCCTCGAAACGAGCGAGTCCCCGGCTTGCACCTTGGGTGGAGGTCGCCCGGGGGCGCCTCGCTTTTCAGATCTGCCTCACCCGCGCGGTACGGGGCCTGAGAGATTCAAGGGAGGAACTTGCTCCTTCGGCGCCCAGCACACATAGTGCTGAGACTCTCCCGCGCGGATTCGAGCGGCCGGTATGCAGTTGGCGCGCACATCATTGCACGTACAGGCGTGCGACGGACGGCCCGAGACCCCCTGAATTGGATTACCTTTTCTTTACGTTCGGTGGGTAGGGGGCGGGAAGGGCCGGACGGGGGAGGCCAGAGGAGGGGGATCACGGTGCGGGCGCGGGGTACGGACGCGAGAGGGGCGGGCTCCGTGCCGCCTGGGCCACAGCAGGCACAGGGGGCGCGGCGACAAGTGGGGCCGACGGGTGTGCGCGATCTCCGCGGGGGCGCGGTCCCCGCGGTCCTGCGCTATCCGGCCGGAGACCTGCTCGTCGTCTCCGGGCTGCCCGGAAGCGGCAAGTCGACATTGATCCGGCGGTCCGTGGCCGCCCTCGACAGCCGGGACGCGGTGGTCTGGTGCGTCGACTCGCAGGACGCCCGTGACCGGCTGGAGCGCCGCATGCCGCCCTGGCTGCCCTACGGGGTCTACCGCCCGCTCGTGCGGATCGCCCACTAC
The window above is part of the Streptomyces syringium genome. Proteins encoded here:
- a CDS encoding AAA family ATPase — translated: MTVRARGTDARGAGSVPPGPQQAQGARRQVGPTGVRDLRGGAVPAVLRYPAGDLLVVSGLPGSGKSTLIRRSVAALDSRDAVVWCVDSQDARDRLERRMPPWLPYGVYRPLVRIAHYAGLRRALRSDASAVVHDCGQRGWVRRWLVRDARRRGSSVHLLVLAVDPATALAGQAARGRTVSAYAFGRHRRAMARLVADTAAGRLPDGCVSAALLDRAAARALEGIVFDG
- the gcvT gene encoding glycine cleavage system aminomethyltransferase GcvT; translated protein: MTEAPRRTALDALHRALGATMTDFAGWDMPLRYGSERDEHVAVRTRAGLFDLSHMGEITLTGPQAGRALDFALVGNLSALAVGRARYTMICDAAGGILDDLIVYRLADEEFMVVANASNAQVVLDALTERAAGFETAVRDDRENYALLAIQGPQSPGILKSLTDADLDGLKYYAGLPGTVAGVPALIARTGYTGEDGFELFVAPADAERLWQALTEAGAAAGLVPCGLSCRDTLRLEAGMPLYGHELTTATTPFDAGLGRVVKFDKEGDFVGREALTAAAERAAAKAPRKLVGLIAEGRRVPRAGFQVVADGQVVGEVTSGAPSPTLGKPIAIAYVDAAHAEPGTKGVAVDIRGTHEPYEVVALPFYKRQR